AGTAACATTTGTTTGctaataaacacacaaaacagttTCATTGACTAAAACTAATGTCACATGGAAATTATGTGCAGTTGCCATTGTCAATGACAACTGCAGCCTCAAGATTATTCAtccatcataaaaacaaacatttgcaaattaGGTGTGGTTGCAGGCACTGCTGATCCAATCAACCAATGGCTTTAACAGATGAAATCAAACAAGCTAAAGATGCATGCTGTTTGATTCCTGAAGTTACCAGAAACCCTCATTTGACTGGAAAAGACCTTTAGTTTGTACAGCAAGGTACGTACTAAATGCTGAAGGGTTGTACGCTTGAACTCAAAGACGTAGGTCACTACTGACCCAAAAGTCCAGGAGCCATCAGGCCCTCTATGCTTAAAACAgtataaataacacaaagagGTTTTGGGATTCTGACATATTCAAAACTGGAATGTGTCAGACTTTTAAATAAGCAGCATGTCTGCAGGAAGAAGAATGAAGCATACACTGAAAAGAACACCTGGTGTTAGGGACAACAAAGTGTGTTGTGTGTAGTTGGACAGATGAATTCATGGAAATCCTGGGAAAAACGGGAACACAGTCTGTAGGGAAATCAACCCGACATCACCAAACCCCGGGTCTATCCGAAAGTCTACCAAGAACAGGTTTTAAACACATACTGGAATATAGTAAAGTGAAAATCAGTTGATTGATGAACTTTATTGAAGGGCTAAATTAAAGGAATGCTGCCAGCCAGTGCCTGGCTACATATCATGTCTGCAGGACATTATAAATCCAAAGAGTTGTGAGATAATTAGTAAAGACGCATGTCGGATTGTTTTGACTAATTGTGAAAAGCAGTTATAACACTGGTTGCTATTTGTTTATTGCAAATAGCTGAAATTGTGGGAGCtgaataattttagaaaattattcaactctgtagttttttctttgtgtttaactTTCAGAAGCAAATGATATACTGTTTTTATTCCTATGTTTTATAGATTGggttataataaaaaatgttttgatgttaaGCTTCTAAAGATACTAAAAACTCAAGAATAAACAGTCGACAAATTTCATTCATtcaacaaatgaacaaaaccaGGAGAGCTTACTGTGAAATTTGAAGTACACCCTCTCCCAGGGTAACTTCATTAATTAAGATTACCTTGAACTCATCTGTATAACATAACGTCAAATCTTGCCAACAGAAAAAAGATTTGATAAAACTGGATTATGAAACAGGACTATAATCCCATCTACATGAGTAATGATGTTCACCCATCACCATTTTCTGTTAATGACCAATTTATTGGATTCAGGTGCATCcaagcagggaaacatctgaCATCAGCACAGATTAGAGCCTGCTGAACCATGGAgtgcactttatttttatttgggcttaattttagtttaataaagaCAACGTGGAAGCTGttaagcatttttaaacatttgaagttAGATTTTGATTATTTCCGACGCTTCtaaagacaatattttattacattttgaactGTTAAACgttaattattttactttaacttaCAAAATTGTTGTAACAAAACCACGTAAGAGATGATCTGACATTTCGGTACACATGCGATGCATTGATATTGTCATACTGTGCATGTTGCGATGCACCTCTAGATAACTtagaaaaaactgctttttctaaaaccatcaaaatcaaaatgaaagtgCAATAGCCAAATACACATAATccagtttgtttaatttttttttataatcaagATTTGATcttttaggttatttttttaGAAGTTGAACATAAGCAGAATGCAATGTTTCCAGACAACacagattcagaaaaaaaaaaaaactttttatagtGAAATGGAGAGATTACTGTTGTGAAAGAAATTAGCTAATTTGTTGTAAAGTCCAGAAAAGTGAATCAATTGggaagtgagagaaaaaaaccaaGAGGGCTTGAAAACAAATATCAACCATCAGgcgaaaaataaaattgatgttTGTAAGTATAGGGATAAAAGCTGTCAAATACTGTACAGGGCTTCTTAAGCATTTAGGATTCAACTGTGCTGAAGTCCTTGCAGAACAGTTGGTATAATCAACAGGGATTAGAATAAGGTCACTGTCCAAGGAAGGAAGCCATGGGGTCATCTGGCCGGCTGCGTTTCATGCGGAAcgcctccatctcctcctcagTCGGCGCCTTTACTTCCTGCAGGCTGTAGTAGGGCCTCTTCCTCTCATCCATCTGCATCAACACGTCAATGTGCTTCACTCGCTTGTCCTCTGCTTCCAGGGCCTGGGGGATATTTGAGGAGCTGAGCTTAGTCACAGATAAAAAGGGCAAAATCACAAAGACCAAAAACCTTTCACCAACATTTACCTTCTTcagcttctccttcttcttttcttcatcCTCTGAGTCGCTGCTGTCTGAGCTGTGcttcttgttctttttattcttctttttcttcttcttctccttcaaCTTCTCTTGATGAATctggcaataaataaataagtttggCATTAGAAGGAAAAGTCCAGCACAACACAGAATGATCTACCCGAGATCAGATAAGTGACTACATGTATGTCATCACCAATGCTAAATCTTAAATCTGTTTAGGTCCTTACTTCCAGTAAAGACTttggctcttcttcttcttggggcTCCTGCATTCCATCTTCAAATGGAACACAGTCAGAAGTACCTTGctgtttaaaaacataacaaaaacattgtatAAGATTTATCAGTAACAGGCTTTACACACaatatatatttacacaaaagACAAGTACATGTATTGGTGAATTACTGAAATGAAACAAGTTTTTTGCACCATTAGTTACCGTTTGAATTCCTGTTTGTCCCGTGCAATAACTCTGTTTGACCAGTGAGTGGCAACACTTGTAACCCCAGCAGTAATCCTTCCAGTAGGAGCCCCATATACACTatacaaaaaataatgcaaacaaatgttgaaaaacaatgtaataaaaacaacaaaaaaaagcagcacaacTTTAAAAGCAGTCATTTCTCCATCGTCCTCACGGTGTGGTTGTTGATGAGGACGTCCTCCTCGTATTTGGAGCGGGCGACGGCCTTCTCTAGTCCCTTCAGCACAGCACCGTGGCGAGAGTACTCCACGTAGTCCTCAGTCTGCGCCAAGAGCAGCTCCCGCGGCGGTGCGTCCAAGTGCTCCTGACCTCCATACTGATGAGGCAACGAAAAAGCAGGAgtgacaaaattttaattttagtttatacattttaaaataaatccatgaataaattaaatactatttcaagttttttagtttttattttatttgctttgaaaATCTGTGGCACTAGTGGTATTTTTTAGTCAGCAGCTTCGCAAGAAGAAGAACAGAAGACATGCACTAGACTGGACGGCGAGGACTGTAGCCTCATTCATAAATGGTGTGCCTGCTAAACCACACAGGCCTTTAAAGTGAACTTCAGCTGCTGTTCCATTTgtacataaaaactgaaatttaaaaacattctgaTAACTAAGCGTACCTTCTCCAGGATGCCCTCTCTCTGTTCCTCTTTAAAGTCCTCCTTTTTGACCTTGAAGGAGCGATGGAGCAGCTCGAGCTTGGTGGGGTCAGCCTGAAGATGGACCTCGGAGCCTCTCTCGTACGCCTCCCAAGCAAACACTGTCACAACAGAGCAGCAATCCTTACAGGaatcagaaaacatgaagcatgTTTCCTCAAAGTGACTGGAAACTCTCCAGCTGTGAATCATACGCAGCCTTCATCTGAAGCCGGCCTTGTAAATTGAGGAATAGTTTGGTCATCGTGAAATGTGAAAGGTGTACTAAATGTGAGCTGGCTCTCTTCTTTATAAGTTATTAACTTAACTTCTTCAGTGGGAACCGCCAATTCCCACTGAGGTGATCAGTAATATTTAAAGTACCAGGCGCCGTTTTACGGCCATCTAGTTTAAAAGGGGCTCAGAGTGAAAACTTACGCTGTGTTTGAGCCATGGAGATTGTGTCTCCAGAGTAGCGAGCAAAGTTGTCTCCAGCATAGCCCACCCTGTAGGACAGAGcagtttgaaattgttttagCGTAAGCTTGTGAAAGGTATTCAGAAAATAGAAACTAACACTTACTCATCAGGATTCATGCCAGTGTTGGAGTATGGATTCTCTCTCATAGCTCGAGTCTTTGGATCGTAATATGCTGAATTTGGATCCAGATTTCTCAAGTACTACGAGACAGAAAAGCAAAGTTCAGCTGATCAATATTCTGAGTTTGTCACAGACCTGAATCTGTAGTTTTATTAGCCCATTTCTTCAACAGTGGGCATTAGAAGCAAACAGATGTCTCATCTCAAGTCTTCATCTCATCAGTTAATTGGCTATCACTATTAGCTCCTCTGGCTCTTACTTTAGCCGTGTCCTCTCGGATGCGCAGGTTCCTCACTGTGATGCGTCTCTTCGAGTCAAAGTTCTGACCAGGCATGTCGATGTCGTCTGCATATTTGTCCTCATCCTCGTCTTCGCTGTCATATTCCCGCTCCTATGCAGGGAACATGATTTGAAAAGCTTCAtgattaacaaaaaaagaaaaaaaaattgtctgtgAACCGACAAATCACTTACGGTTTGGTCTAATTTTCCAGAAGCCAACTCATCCTGAAGTTTCTGAGCTTTCAACGTCCGCTTTgcctaacaaaacaaaaaaaataaacaaacaaaaaaaaccaattgTGAATACCACAGAGGGGGGAAACACTGATTTGCTGTTGGATACAACAGCAAACttataatgtgacaaatgaCAATATgtcttctgttaaaaaaaagacatacgtCTTCAAACAAATCTAGCATAAACTAGATTTGACAGATGTGGTCCAATCTGACCACATCTGTCAGATTTGACAGAATCTGGTTCCTTGTTGCTGTTGAAGGAAACAAAGTTTACCACAACAGACGTGAAAGAAGGACCTCTGGTCAAACTGgatcaaaattaaacattttggtcTATATATAAACTAAAACAGCACATCATACTCGGCACAAAATCTCTGCTGTGAAAAGTGATGGTAACAAAATAAACGTGAATCACATTGCTAATTATTACTAAAGTGTATGAAGgtatataaacatttaaaggtaATATTGCCTCCAAGGCAATCTTTAAAAGGCAAACAAAGTATTTCCTTTCTCTCAAAAGCAGAAGTAAgctcacattaaaaaaagaagcctaTTTTACTCATGCACTTCTTACCAAATCAACTTTAGCATACTCCTCCACAATGCGCTGATGCTCCTCTGGGTCATACCCATTCCAGCGATCCCGCTTTCCATCGTAGTCCATGTCGAGCTGGACCTGAGAGTGTTCATCTGGAGCTATCCCGGTTCCTGTGTACTTGGCTCCAACCTTTCTGGGCCGCTGAGGGAACACAAATGAAATTTAGAccttggtttaaaaaaaagagggggactttttttcttttactttaggGAGAAACAATCCAAAAGAAGTCcttatttataattttgttttacctcCATACAGTCTTTCTTCTTGTGTGTCATAGCCCCACAGTTTTCGCAAGCGCCTTTGCGGTATTTAGTGGTAATAGCATTCTGTGTGAAGTCAAAAGatgtataaatacattaaaatctaACTTGTTTAGATTTGTTCAAATCGAATTAACAACAGTATCTGATTTATGCTCACCTCCTGCACTCCTCTTTTATACCACTCTCCAATGGTTGAGAACTGCTTCTGATTTTCATCCTGTGGTCGCTGATGCTTTAGAGTAGGTCTCTTGGACGGGTCGATGTACCATGGCACTGATGAAATGTACTGAGGGATGTGAGGGTTTATGTCCCTGAGGGAGAGAAAAAGTACCCACAGTTAATAACAACAGAGTTCATCCATAAGcatctttaaaaacaactgaGGTCCCTTTCCAAAGGAAGGCGGAAAATCTAAATACGTcagaaagcataaaaaacaacaacaatagaGAAATCAGAGCCAAAAACCAAACTTCCTTTGCAAattaaaactgatttgttttcaaagcctgtTAAGAGTCAATGAGTGAGTTAATGTTGTGGATATTTGGTCAGTGGGACTTGCAAATGTGAGGTGCTGGACGCTCTACTTCCCA
This Xiphophorus hellerii strain 12219 chromosome 23, Xiphophorus_hellerii-4.1, whole genome shotgun sequence DNA region includes the following protein-coding sequences:
- the slu7 gene encoding pre-mRNA-splicing factor SLU7 translates to MTEQTSASSEGIVGLDEPKKMTREDWRKKKELEEQRKLGNAPAEVDEEGKDINPHIPQYISSVPWYIDPSKRPTLKHQRPQDENQKQFSTIGEWYKRGVQENAITTKYRKGACENCGAMTHKKKDCMERPRKVGAKYTGTGIAPDEHSQVQLDMDYDGKRDRWNGYDPEEHQRIVEEYAKVDLAKRTLKAQKLQDELASGKLDQTEREYDSEDEDEDKYADDIDMPGQNFDSKRRITVRNLRIREDTAKYLRNLDPNSAYYDPKTRAMRENPYSNTGMNPDEVGYAGDNFARYSGDTISMAQTQLFAWEAYERGSEVHLQADPTKLELLHRSFKVKKEDFKEEQREGILEKYGGQEHLDAPPRELLLAQTEDYVEYSRHGAVLKGLEKAVARSKYEEDVLINNHTCIWGSYWKDYCWGYKCCHSLVKQSYCTGQTGIQTQGTSDCVPFEDGMQEPQEEEEPKSLLEIHQEKLKEKKKKKKNKKNKKHSSDSSDSEDEEKKKEKLKKALEAEDKRVKHIDVLMQMDERKRPYYSLQEVKAPTEEEMEAFRMKRSRPDDPMASFLGQ